ACCAGGGTCAACGAGTCGAATGACCTGCGCACCATGCGCCGCCAGCTGCTCTATGCGCAGCAGAAAGACCGGGCACGCCTGCTCAAGATTCAGCAGCTGAAAAGGTAAATAGAccaaacatacaaaaaaaaaaatcaaaaattaaatcaaaacccAAATGAATATACAAAAATCAGAGTTACGCTATTTTGTACCAATTGAGGATGCAAAGAACTATGAATGTAATCTGTGATATTGAGATAATAATGTGAACTGTGAGATTCAGCAAGGAATCTAAAATCTGAATGCGAATGCGGAGGAGGAGAGCACTTGGTGCCAGATTAACCAAGCGGCCTCCAGAGAAACTCCATTCTTCGTAGCTCAAATACAATCCAGTGTATATTGTTGTGTGTAACTAAGTAGAACGAATTGAAATGTACCGATAAAAAAAAGACACCCTACACTTCAAGACAAGAACGTATTTTGTTAGTTTGCCACCCAGCTTGATCTTAtgtacttaaaaaaaaaaaacacaaaattttGAACTTGCCTTCcaccaaacaaacaaaaaccatcCTGCCACCCTGACATGACTTCACATTCGAATTCATTCCACCCAAATGTAGCTCGTTGCGACGACAACGCCAGGGCGGGAATTCCAGCGACGATTCCAGCGGCAATGAGGACAAGGACGGCGGAGATGCTGAGAAaagcaagaagaagaaagGCAAGGACAAGGACGCCGATGGAGGCGATGACTccgacgatgacgacgatgatgacgatgaagAAGACGATGATGAGAAGGACGAGAAGAGCAAGAAGTCTTCGCCGGGTAAAAAACGCAGCAAGTCGGCCAACAACGAGGACAAGAGCGATGCCGAAGGtaacgatgatgatgatgagcacggtgatggcgatgacgatgatgataaGGACCTAAATGAGTCCGATCCCAAGAGCGCCAAGGCCGACGACGCCTCCGATGACGAGGATGTCAAGGTGAAGGGCGAAGGTGAGGACGGCGATGGTGACAAATCGGACGAAAAGGCCAAGTCATCGGTCGAGAAGTCAGGTAAGAAGAAGGACAAAGACGAGTCGAAGGACTCCAAGTCCAAGAAGTCATCGTCCACCAAGAAGGAGCGCACGTCGCGCAAGGACAAAGACGAGGAAGATTCGGACGATGATCGCAGCAAGGAGCGACGTAGCTCCCGTCATCGGGATGAGGACCACAACAATCGCAAGCGCAGCTTCATCAAACTCATTTGCGTCCATTGCCGCATCAAGTGTGTTACATTTAAGGTAAGTTACTCTAACAGGAGTCTTGAGATATTTAGTTAACAATGTTTTCTCATTGATCTGCAGGAGTACAATTACCATCTGAACTCCCGCTCCCACAAGAACTCCATGCGCCAGGTGGCCCTCAATCAGCGAGCTGACCTGCAGCGTATGCGTGCTCGCCAGCGCACCACTCAGCGCGAGATCGAGGAGAATAGCAAGGAGGAGCACGAGTCGCGCTACTGCCGTCTCTGCCGCTTGGCCTACCGCCAGCCCAAGAATCTTCATCAGGCCTCCGAGCACCACAAGACCATTAAGAAGTTCTTGATGCCCTATTGCGGCTCCTGCCATCTGGCCTTCAAGAATGCCATGCTCTACGAGAACCACCGCTGCTCCCTGGAGCACATTAGGGTGAGTTTCAGTCATAGAGGATCATATTTGTAAAAGCTTTTGATTAATTTTGTGGCGTTTGATTGCAGAACAAGGCCCGCAACGATGAATCCGGATCGGATGATAGTGTCGATGAGCGTGAGATTGATTTGAATAAATTCCACACTGTAGACTCGGTGGGCGAGATCGATGTGGACATGGTCGACGCTGATGTAGATGCCATGGTGACCGAGGCGGAAGCCGCTCTGAAAAGCGAGGATGAGGAGACCCGCAAACGCGCTTTGATTGGCCCGGACTATATCAAGATCATAGAAGCCTTCTACTGCGAGTTGTGCAACCACTATTCCGGCAAGGCTGATGATGTGTCGCTAGAGGACTACACCAAAAAGCACTGCATGCAGCATTCCCATGTGAAGGCTTTCCTGCGCAACAAGGAGGAGACCGAGAAGAAGAACAAGACGGATGAGGGCGATGAGGAAGACCACGATGATGACAAAAAAACCGGAGATGATGATGCCGATGGCGATGAGGACATCGATGGCAAGTTAaacgaggatgaggacgaagactatgatgatggtgatggagaAGGAGAGGATGGTAATGGGACGCATGATAAAAAGTTGTGGGAGGAGGTGGACAAGGATCTGGGTGACCTCCTGGCAGAAGTAGAGCCATTGGGACAGGAAGAAGATGAGGAGGATGAAGAGGACGAGTCAGTGCTTAACATTGACATTGAAAGGTATGTAATGAAGCGATGATGCAATCATGAGCATGTTATGTAATACGTATTCACTTGCAGCGAGAAAAACAAGGCGAAAGACGCCAAAGAGGAAACAAACGGCGATGCCGATGAGGGAGCTGCGAAGGAAAACGCGCCGGTGGCCAAGTCACCGGAGAAAAAGCCTGTTGCCGCTCCAGCCACACCAACGGTCAAGACCACTGCTGCAGCCAAGCAGCCGGTAAAGAAGGTAACGCCCAAACCGACTGCCAAAGCCGCCAAACCTGGTCCGGCTTCCACGAAGCGCAATGTCTTGGTCAGTGTGAAGCGCACTTCGGCGGCCGCCATTAAAGCTGCCACCAAGTCCGCCAACAATGCGGCAGCCGACAGCAAGTGAGCGACACTCGAGCGACAGTAATATGTTAgtaatagcaatagcaataacCAAACCCAGTGATTGGGTTGCtacaaacatatttcaaatatataactAAATTATAATGTGCTCAAAATACGTGCACTTACTAATGCCCAACCAGAGCTGCTTTGCCATCTGGCCACCGAGCCCAGCCTGCTTAATAAATGTCTAGACCTAACTAAAACCAACCTGTAACAGCGTGTTATCTTTATATGGCGGCGCTTGCGCATGTGGAGTACCTTTTTCTTGTACCTTTCGCCGTGCCAATCGAGCGCTTCCAGTTGGGCCTTTCTAAAAACAGCCAAGGCTCCGgcctggccaactggccacCTGGCAGACCTGGCCCAAACAATGGCAGAGAAATGCTGCCTGTTGGTCGCCAATTTGTTGGCCCCTTCAAGGTGCCCGCATGTAATTGTCAGCCGCGATATACACAAACGAGAAACGGCGTTAAATGAGATTAAAAGGCACTGACATGGATCACAAGGCTGGGGTTATGAAAAGCACACAAGCAAACAAAGATGTATTTACGTCCAGTTTTACTTTCACAAGTATATTTGTGCATTTGCACAGTCTTAAAGTTGTGAATAACTGagatttaaatgttttatttaaagacAATAATTTTGGACTAATAACATTAGACTGCAATCATTTGTTACCAGTTAAATTCGAGGCATAATAGCTATTAATTTTAAGTGAACATAGTATCGTTAGTAACTGTTTCTTTACTTTATGAGTGCTGTTTATTGGTCCTTAAATCTTTCCTTAACTTTCTTTAACTAAAGTTGTGAAGCGAATGTCTTAATTGTTGATATCCCAAATTAAGGTTGATATAACACTGGAGTGATAGGGAATAATCGCGTTTATAGGCATGTATCAATTGGCGTGCTGCTGTCAGCTCTTCCTGCCTCCATtcgaaatgtatttattaacCTATTGGGCGGCACAAGTGGCTGCATGAGAggtgctgtttgctgtttccGCTTGATACTTGCCACTTGCTACTTGCCACTCGGCGGTTGATTTTGCCACAAGACAATGCCGGTGCGGTGGCAGCCGAAAGGAAAATacatttcataatttttctACATATTTCTGCCAAATTAACTTTCACCACACGCCACATAAGATGGGGATCGGGATGGGGATGTAGTTgtgga
This portion of the Drosophila santomea strain STO CAGO 1482 chromosome 3L, Prin_Dsan_1.1, whole genome shotgun sequence genome encodes:
- the LOC120450558 gene encoding protein starmaker encodes the protein MRGRGGFIPRGGGTTRGGYYNNRNSSNYVNTRTQGNYRPNNGRYENNYHNNNNRYNNNHNNSGGGGGNSHYDNRSRDKFTHHNSSSGRYESSSSSHKRSYDSSRDRSDDRKRPRQDDYRRTSSSNDRSDRPSSSSQNIGSSSSNYHQRSSTGGGGGNNGGSSSSYRPRDDSTSGSRHQRDGSMGPPKRMMRSVAGTNYISRPRGTMSMRGGMMRTGMRVGGMRVVRTRVNESNDLRTMRRQLLYAQQKDRARLLKIQQLKSSLRRQRQGGNSSDDSSGNEDKDGGDAEKSKKKKGKDKDADGGDDSDDDDDDDDEEDDDEKDEKSKKSSPGKKRSKSANNEDKSDAEGNDDDDEHGDGDDDDDKDLNESDPKSAKADDASDDEDVKVKGEGEDGDGDKSDEKAKSSVEKSGKKKDKDESKDSKSKKSSSTKKERTSRKDKDEEDSDDDRSKERRSSRHRDEDHNNRKRSFIKLICVHCRIKCVTFKEYNYHLNSRSHKNSMRQVALNQRADLQRMRARQRTTQREIEENSKEEHESRYCRLCRLAYRQPKNLHQASEHHKTIKKFLMPYCGSCHLAFKNAMLYENHRCSLEHIRNKARNDESGSDDSVDEREIDLNKFHTVDSVGEIDVDMVDADVDAMVTEAEAALKSEDEETRKRALIGPDYIKIIEAFYCELCNHYSGKADDVSLEDYTKKHCMQHSHVKAFLRNKEETEKKNKTDEGDEEDHDDDKKTGDDDADGDEDIDGKLNEDEDEDYDDGDGEGEDGNGTHDKKLWEEVDKDLGDLLAEVEPLGQEEDEEDEEDESVLNIDIESEKNKAKDAKEETNGDADEGAAKENAPVAKSPEKKPVAAPATPTVKTTAAAKQPVKKVTPKPTAKAAKPGPASTKRNVLVSVKRTSAAAIKAATKSANNAAADSK